A genomic segment from Maniola jurtina chromosome 16, ilManJurt1.1, whole genome shotgun sequence encodes:
- the LOC123873470 gene encoding odorant receptor 49a-like — protein sequence MCIYTPCDYMLLHLSFSIAALLSLVQIDLLSLKGTNLKDLDFYGDDNCEDIKMIVKTHQMLLSLAGRLNKIFKEIIFSQVYLSSVIICCYLFTAVFQISKCGVAPILGDLMASVGVLVEIFTLAVPGQVIADTSSGIAYAAYQSPWYERSYKFRKYIAIIIVRAQKPFHLSALGFSDLTLVMFSKVVSTTWSYLSLLNQMTKNLDL from the exons ATGTGCATATACACGCCGTGTGATTACATGCTTTTACATCTATCGTTCTCTATAGCTGCGTTATTAAGTTTGGTTCAAATCGACTTGCTAAGCCTAAAGGGCACTAACTTgaaagatttagatttttatgggGACGATAACTGTGAAGACATTAAAATGATTGTGAAAACGCATCAAATGTTACTAAG TCTCGCGGGACGactaaacaaaatttttaaggAGATAATTTTTTCTCAAGTTTATTTGTCATCGGTGATTATTTGCTGCTATTTATTTACTGCCGTG TTTCAGATCTCAAAATGTGGTGTAGCCCCAATTCTGGGTGACCTAATGGCCTCAGTGGGTGTGTTAGTGGAGATATTTACTTTAGCAGTGCCTGGCCAGGTCATCGCTGATACT AGCTCGGGCATAGCATATGCAGCGTATCAGAGCCCGTGGTACGAGAGAAGTTACAAATTCAGAAAATACATTGCTATAATAATTGTCAG AGCTCAAAAGCCATTTCATCTTTCTGCTTTAGGATTTTCTGATCTAACACTTGTAATGTTTTCTAAG GTAGTCAGCACAACTTGGTCATATCTGTCTTTATTGAACCAAATGACTAAAAATTTAGACCTCTAA
- the LOC123873354 gene encoding proteasome subunit alpha type-3 has protein sequence MSSIGTGYDLSASQFSPDGRVFQVEYAAKAVENSGTVIGLRGKDGVVFAVEKLVTSKLYEPGANKRIFHADEHVGMAVAGLISDARQIVETARSEASNYRSQYGIQVPLKYLNERVSMYMHAYTLYSAVRPYGCSVIMGTWSEYEGPQMYMLEPSGVSFSYFGCAVGKAKQAAKTEIEKLKLADMTVKELVKEAARIIYVVHDELKDKQFELEMSWVSKDTNGRHQLVPREVAAEAENLAKQALADIEDSDDGEM, from the exons ATGAGTTCAATCGGAACAGGT TATGATCTTTCTGCATCTCAATTTTCTCCCGACGGCCGTGTTTTTCAAGTCGAATACGCTGCAAAGGCTGTAGAGAACTCTGGCACCGTCATCGGTTTAAGAGGGAAGGATGGTGTGGTATTTGCCGTGGAAAAGCTTGTAACATCAAAACTGTATGAACCTGGTGCTAATAAGAGAATTTTTCATGCTGATGAACATGTTGGCATG GCAGTAGCTGGCCTCATCTCAGATGCGAGACAGATTGTAGAAACAGCAAGATCGGAAGCGTCCAACTACAGATCTCAGTACGGAATCCAAGTCCCCCTCAAATACCTCAATGAGCGTGTTTCCATGTACATGCATGCGTACACACTCTACAGTGCCGTCCGTCCGTACGGCTGCTCTGTCATCATGGGCACCTGGTCGGAGTATGAAGGACCTCAGATGTATATGCTTGAACCCAGTGGTGTTTCAttt TCATACTTTGGGTGTGCTGTTGGGAAGGCGAAACAAGCTGCGAAAACAGAAATTGAAAAGTTGAAGCTTGCAGATATGACAGTGAAGGAATTAGTGAAAGAAGCTGCTAGAAT TATTTATGTAGTGCACGACGAGCTGAAAGACAAACAATTCGAACTGGAAATGTCGTGGGTATCGAAGGACACGAACGGGAGACACCAGCTCGTGCCGCGCGAGGTCGCCGCGGAGGCCGAGAACCTCGCCAAGCAGGCCCTAGCGGACATCGAGGACTCCGACGACGGTGAaatgtaa